One Desulfobulbus oligotrophicus DNA segment encodes these proteins:
- the htpG gene encoding molecular chaperone HtpG, producing MTATQVETKQFQAETRKVLDIVINSLYTERDIFVRELVSNAADALEKFRHQSLIEKIEFDSHVPLEITINGDDKNHTLTISDTGIGMTREELETNLGTIAHSGSQHFFEQLAEAAKKDVNLIGQFGVGFYSVFMAAKNVRVQTRSWDGSEGWEWSSDGGGSYTIGPCPGLHRGTRIIIELKDDAHTYASKFTIERIIQQYSTFVPFPVIVEGKKVNTVQAIWSRSKSEITEEEYNEFYKFIGNAVDEPLYRFHFSADAPLSINALLYVPKENFEVLGMGRMQPGVNLYCQKVLIDQHSENILPEWLRFLKGAVDSEDLPLNISRQSLQDNALVIKLRKVLTKRVIKFFAEEAERDADKYRDFWKIFGIFIKEGMTSDFEHRADLAKLLRFESSASEPGVMISLDEYVDRMKEGQDKIYFINGPSRAAVEYGPYVEMFKKRGIEIFYTLDPIDDFVLNHLGEYNGKKLVSADRADLTLPESTEPSADTATDEQQVEPLSDAVATSLCRWMKEVLGERIQEVKASDRLVDSPAMIVNVDGFMTSSMERILKASGQTEAFGIGSKKDMEVNTSSNLIKRLAALRESDADFARDLVEQLYDNAMIQAGLLVDPMVMVRRNYRILERAADASSPTN from the coding sequence ATGACAGCAACACAGGTTGAAACCAAGCAGTTTCAGGCAGAGACCAGAAAGGTTCTCGATATCGTCATCAACTCGCTGTATACCGAGCGTGACATCTTTGTCCGCGAGCTGGTCTCCAACGCCGCCGATGCCCTGGAAAAATTCCGTCATCAGAGCTTGATAGAAAAGATCGAATTCGACAGTCACGTCCCCCTTGAGATCACCATCAACGGTGACGATAAAAACCACACCCTCACCATCAGCGACACCGGTATCGGCATGACCCGGGAGGAGCTTGAAACCAACCTGGGGACCATTGCCCACTCCGGCTCCCAGCACTTCTTTGAACAGCTTGCTGAGGCTGCAAAAAAAGACGTCAACCTGATCGGTCAGTTCGGTGTCGGCTTTTATTCGGTGTTCATGGCTGCCAAGAACGTACGCGTTCAGACCCGCTCCTGGGACGGCTCCGAAGGATGGGAGTGGAGCTCCGACGGCGGCGGTTCCTACACCATCGGCCCCTGCCCCGGCCTGCATCGCGGCACCCGTATCATCATCGAACTGAAAGACGATGCCCACACCTATGCCTCCAAGTTCACGATTGAACGGATCATTCAGCAGTACTCCACCTTTGTCCCCTTTCCGGTCATTGTCGAGGGGAAAAAAGTCAACACCGTGCAGGCGATCTGGTCTCGATCCAAATCTGAAATCACTGAGGAGGAGTACAACGAATTTTACAAGTTCATCGGCAATGCGGTTGATGAACCGTTGTACCGTTTTCACTTCTCAGCCGATGCACCGCTTTCGATCAACGCCCTTCTCTATGTGCCCAAAGAGAACTTTGAGGTGCTGGGCATGGGCCGGATGCAGCCGGGTGTCAACCTCTACTGCCAGAAGGTGCTGATCGACCAGCACAGTGAAAATATCCTTCCGGAATGGCTCCGTTTTCTGAAAGGTGCGGTGGACTCTGAAGACCTGCCGCTGAACATCTCGCGGCAATCGCTGCAGGACAACGCTCTCGTCATCAAACTGCGCAAAGTCCTGACCAAACGGGTGATCAAGTTCTTTGCCGAAGAGGCTGAACGGGACGCCGACAAGTACCGTGACTTCTGGAAGATCTTCGGTATCTTCATTAAAGAGGGGATGACCAGCGATTTTGAACATCGCGCTGATCTGGCAAAACTGCTCCGTTTTGAATCTTCAGCCAGTGAACCCGGGGTCATGATCTCGCTTGATGAGTATGTTGACCGGATGAAGGAGGGCCAGGACAAGATCTACTTTATCAACGGTCCCAGCCGGGCTGCTGTTGAGTATGGGCCCTATGTTGAGATGTTTAAAAAACGCGGCATTGAGATCTTCTACACCCTGGACCCGATTGACGACTTTGTCCTCAATCATCTGGGCGAATACAACGGTAAAAAACTGGTTTCCGCAGATCGGGCCGACCTCACCCTGCCCGAGAGCACAGAACCTTCCGCCGACACGGCAACCGATGAGCAGCAGGTTGAGCCGCTGTCTGATGCAGTGGCAACCTCGCTCTGCCGCTGGATGAAAGAAGTGCTCGGCGAGCGCATTCAGGAGGTGAAGGCCTCGGATCGTCTGGTGGACAGCCCGGCCATGATCGTGAATGTCGATGGCTTTATGACCTCCTCCATGGAGCGGATTCTCAAAGCGTCCGGACAGACCGAGGCCTTTGGTATCGGATCGAAAAAAGATATGGAGGTCAACACCAGCAGCAATCTGATCAAACGACTGGCTGCACTGCGTGAAAGCGATGCTGACTTTGCCCGGGATCTGGTCGAACAGCTGTATGACAACGCTATGATCCAGGCTGGTCTGCTGGTTGACCCCATGGTGATGGTGCGCCGCAACTACCGTATCCTGGAACGTGCCGCCGACGCCTCTTCACCAACGAACTAA
- a CDS encoding protein-L-isoaspartate(D-aspartate) O-methyltransferase, with protein sequence MIEEQLIRRGITDQRVLDAMRTVPRHLFVEDAIQSQAYSDFPLPIGSGQTISQPYIVALMTMALQLTGSEKILEIGTGSGYHAAILSRLCQKVYTVERLDALVSRARKIFDRLRYHNIVSRIDDGTEGWPSEAPFDRIIVTAGGPRIPTPLIDQLADPGRLIMPVGGQEVQELQVADKRDGDIKITTIEHVRFVDLIGAHAWPN encoded by the coding sequence ATGATCGAGGAGCAACTGATTCGCCGGGGCATAACCGATCAGCGTGTCCTTGACGCCATGCGCACAGTCCCCCGACATCTTTTTGTTGAGGATGCCATTCAGTCACAGGCGTACAGCGACTTTCCCCTACCCATCGGCAGCGGACAGACCATCTCCCAGCCGTATATCGTTGCCCTGATGACCATGGCCCTGCAGCTTACCGGGTCTGAGAAGATTCTCGAAATCGGTACCGGCTCCGGTTACCATGCCGCCATCCTCTCCCGGCTCTGTCAGAAGGTCTATACCGTGGAGCGCCTGGACGCCCTGGTCAGTCGTGCCCGCAAGATCTTTGACCGGCTTCGCTATCACAACATCGTCTCGCGTATTGACGACGGCACCGAGGGCTGGCCTTCGGAAGCCCCCTTTGACCGGATCATCGTGACAGCCGGCGGGCCCCGCATACCCACACCCCTCATCGATCAGCTGGCAGATCCCGGGCGGCTGATCATGCCGGTCGGCGGCCAGGAGGTGCAGGAGTTACAGGTGGCGGATAAACGTGACGGTGATATCAAGATAACAACCATTGAGCATGTTCGCTTTGTGGATCTCATAGGGGCCCACGCCTGGCCCAACTGA
- a CDS encoding GspE/PulE family protein, whose protein sequence is MSFLNSEALLDLLIKQQLLSHEQRRFVLLQQGKQRQKLLKQFGGRRQEDRNRQLKGFPDLVDIIVALGLENPDVQQGPLTEETIMRAVSRGLKIPFKKLDPLELDMDTVTKTIPRSFAVSHLILPLTLQNGVLEVVSYHPDIQSVFEDIERANQVKIRPYLSTRSDIKKILAEFFGFQRSITAAESQFGTTSVSTAVDIGNLEQYVRLASTKELSSTDQHIKAAVNHLFSYALEQRASDIHIEPKRDTCLVRFRIDGILHTIYKLPKAVHSAITSRIKGLARLDIAEKRRPQDGRIKIGRQEESQEAEIRVSTVPVAFGEKTVMRILNPEVIFQQLDNLGFSRRDRLVYNSFMNAAHGIVLVTGPTGSGKSTTLYSTLKQIATPEINIVTIEDPVEMVYEEFNQIAVQQQIDVTFSSILRNILRQDPDIIMIGEIRDLETATHAVQAALTGHLVFSTLHTNDAVSTIIRLEDLGLEPFLIASTMLGALAQRLVRRNCPYCLEPYTMDSAELRKLGFPLAAGHNSIELKRGKGCLQCRNTGYLGRMGIFEVFPMSEQLKKLIAAKANGSELRQIAVREGMTTLREDAWRKVQAGLTTVEEALRVTGETETI, encoded by the coding sequence ATGTCATTTCTCAACAGCGAAGCCCTGCTCGACCTGCTTATCAAACAGCAGCTGCTCTCCCACGAACAGCGCCGATTCGTTCTCCTGCAACAGGGAAAACAGCGTCAGAAACTATTAAAACAGTTCGGCGGCCGTCGCCAGGAGGATCGCAACAGGCAACTGAAAGGTTTTCCAGACCTTGTTGATATTATTGTCGCCCTCGGGTTGGAGAACCCTGATGTGCAACAGGGACCGCTCACTGAAGAGACCATTATGCGGGCCGTTTCCAGGGGCCTGAAGATCCCGTTTAAAAAGCTCGATCCGCTTGAACTGGACATGGACACGGTGACGAAAACCATTCCCAGATCGTTTGCGGTCAGTCACCTGATCCTGCCGCTGACACTACAAAACGGCGTCCTTGAAGTGGTCAGCTATCACCCGGATATCCAGTCAGTGTTCGAGGATATTGAACGGGCCAACCAGGTGAAAATCCGACCGTATCTGTCGACACGCAGTGACATCAAAAAAATTCTGGCCGAATTTTTCGGTTTTCAGCGTTCCATCACTGCTGCAGAATCCCAATTCGGGACGACCAGCGTTTCCACAGCCGTGGATATCGGCAACCTTGAACAGTATGTGCGCCTGGCCTCCACCAAGGAGCTGAGTTCCACGGACCAGCACATCAAAGCCGCGGTCAACCATCTGTTCAGCTACGCCCTGGAGCAACGCGCCAGTGACATCCACATTGAGCCCAAACGGGACACCTGCCTGGTCCGTTTTCGCATTGACGGTATCCTCCACACCATTTACAAGCTGCCCAAGGCTGTCCATTCGGCCATCACCTCCCGAATCAAGGGACTGGCCCGACTGGATATCGCGGAAAAACGCCGCCCCCAGGACGGCCGCATCAAGATCGGTCGTCAGGAGGAAAGCCAGGAGGCTGAGATCCGGGTCTCCACAGTACCGGTGGCCTTTGGCGAGAAGACGGTCATGCGCATTCTCAACCCTGAGGTTATTTTTCAGCAGCTGGACAACCTTGGCTTTTCCCGGCGCGACCGGCTGGTCTACAACAGCTTCATGAACGCCGCCCACGGCATTGTCCTGGTGACCGGCCCCACCGGCAGCGGTAAATCGACAACCCTGTACTCCACCCTCAAACAGATCGCCACTCCGGAGATCAATATCGTCACCATCGAAGATCCGGTGGAAATGGTGTACGAGGAGTTCAATCAGATCGCGGTACAGCAGCAGATTGATGTCACCTTTTCCTCAATCCTGCGCAACATCCTCCGGCAGGATCCGGACATCATCATGATCGGTGAAATCCGGGATCTGGAAACCGCTACACACGCTGTCCAGGCCGCTCTGACCGGTCATCTGGTCTTCTCCACCCTGCACACCAACGATGCGGTTTCCACCATCATCCGCCTGGAAGATCTGGGGCTCGAACCCTTCCTCATTGCCTCCACCATGCTGGGGGCCCTGGCACAGCGGCTGGTGCGTCGCAACTGCCCCTACTGTCTGGAACCGTACACAATGGACAGCGCCGAACTGCGTAAACTGGGCTTTCCGCTCGCTGCCGGCCACAATTCCATTGAGCTGAAACGAGGCAAAGGCTGTCTCCAATGCCGGAACACCGGCTACCTGGGCCGCATGGGTATCTTTGAGGTCTTTCCCATGTCTGAACAGCTCAAAAAACTGATCGCGGCCAAGGCCAACGGTTCCGAACTGCGGCAGATAGCTGTTCGTGAAGGGATGACCACTTTACGCGAGGATGCCTGGCGCAAGGTGCAGGCCGGGCTGACCACCGTGGAAGAGGCGCTGCGTGTGACCGGAGAAACCGAGACCATTTGA
- the smpB gene encoding SsrA-binding protein SmpB, translated as MGQKIVSKNKKAFHDYAIEQTFEAGIVLSGPEVKSLRAGRVNLRDGYAQLKGGEVFLYNVHISPYSYATHVEQDPLRTRKLLLHRHEIRKLIGKLHEKGIALIPLKIYFIGNGKAKVEMALAKGKKLYDKRAALKEKESNLEMKRSMRHSD; from the coding sequence ATGGGACAGAAGATTGTCAGTAAAAATAAAAAAGCCTTTCACGACTACGCCATTGAGCAGACCTTTGAGGCCGGCATTGTACTCAGCGGTCCGGAGGTGAAGTCGCTCCGAGCCGGCAGGGTTAACCTTCGTGACGGGTATGCCCAGCTCAAGGGCGGTGAGGTCTTTTTGTACAACGTGCATATCTCGCCCTACTCCTATGCCACCCATGTTGAGCAGGACCCGCTGCGGACCCGGAAGCTGCTGCTGCATCGTCACGAGATCCGTAAGTTGATCGGTAAACTGCACGAAAAAGGCATTGCGCTGATTCCATTGAAGATTTATTTTATCGGCAACGGTAAGGCCAAGGTGGAAATGGCGCTAGCCAAAGGAAAAAAACTCTACGATAAACGGGCTGCCCTGAAAGAGAAGGAATCAAACCTTGAGATGAAGCGGTCCATGCGCCACAGTGACTGA
- a CDS encoding recombinase family protein, translated as MLDNSNVAPGKNKTLRCAIYTRKSHEEGLEQEFNSLDAQRESAEHYIEAQRMRGWTALPDRYDDGGFSGGNMERPGLRRLLADIDAGKIDVIVVYKVDRLSRSLLDFMKMIDLFNEKGVSFVSVTQHFSTTDPTGRMFLGILITFAQYEREVIAERIRDKVAAAKRRGKYCGGVPILGYDVDRDNKKLLVNPDEARTVQYIFRRFIQIGSAKKLGQELNEQGYRTKAWTTKKGKVREGSEWNTGHIYRLLNNRVYIGEIAHKDRSYPGEHEGIIDRTTWDKVQAILEDNKPVKVSMARTKMVAPLKGVIRCGHCGCAMGPTYARKNGRHYTYYICQKDSKRTVSRCPLKRIPAGDIEQAVVEQLSAVFRTPTLVAKTYFAARDIEQVERERLFKQKAQLEMELSQARKQAIELMKPGSDQSGKTEMLTTVNRQAVELSKQLTHVSERCRAYQGSSITEQDVSEAFQNVEGFWEDLFPVERNRLIRLLVDKVEIRETGIDMELRTNGLTTLIAELAGLACEVTERRASR; from the coding sequence ATGCTTGATAACAGCAATGTCGCGCCGGGCAAAAACAAGACCCTGCGCTGTGCCATCTACACCCGCAAGAGCCACGAGGAAGGTCTCGAACAGGAGTTCAACTCGTTGGATGCGCAACGGGAATCGGCGGAACACTATATCGAAGCCCAGAGGATGCGTGGCTGGACGGCTCTGCCGGATCGCTACGACGATGGTGGATTCTCGGGTGGAAACATGGAGCGCCCGGGGCTGCGTCGCCTGCTGGCGGACATCGATGCCGGGAAGATTGACGTGATCGTGGTCTACAAGGTCGACCGGCTGTCCCGCTCGCTGCTGGACTTCATGAAGATGATCGACCTCTTCAACGAGAAGGGTGTCAGCTTCGTCTCGGTCACCCAGCACTTCAGCACCACCGACCCCACCGGCCGAATGTTTCTCGGCATCCTGATCACCTTCGCCCAGTACGAGCGGGAGGTCATCGCCGAGCGCATCCGGGACAAGGTGGCGGCCGCCAAGCGCCGGGGGAAATACTGCGGCGGCGTACCCATTCTTGGATACGACGTCGACCGAGACAACAAGAAGCTGCTGGTCAACCCGGATGAAGCCAGGACGGTGCAGTACATCTTCCGCCGATTCATCCAGATCGGCTCGGCCAAGAAGCTGGGCCAGGAATTGAACGAACAGGGATACCGCACAAAAGCCTGGACCACCAAGAAAGGCAAGGTTCGCGAGGGCTCAGAATGGAATACAGGCCACATCTACCGGCTGCTGAACAACCGGGTCTATATCGGCGAGATTGCCCACAAGGATCGCAGCTACCCCGGTGAGCACGAAGGAATCATCGACCGGACGACCTGGGACAAGGTGCAGGCCATCCTGGAGGACAACAAACCGGTCAAGGTTTCCATGGCAAGAACCAAAATGGTCGCCCCGCTTAAAGGCGTCATCCGCTGCGGCCACTGCGGATGCGCGATGGGACCGACCTACGCCCGCAAGAACGGCCGCCACTACACCTATTACATCTGCCAGAAGGACAGCAAGCGGACCGTGAGCCGGTGCCCCCTCAAACGGATTCCCGCCGGGGACATCGAGCAGGCCGTGGTCGAGCAGTTGAGCGCGGTGTTCCGCACGCCGACGCTGGTGGCCAAAACCTACTTCGCGGCCCGGGACATCGAGCAGGTGGAGCGGGAGCGGCTGTTCAAGCAGAAAGCCCAACTCGAAATGGAGCTGTCGCAGGCGCGGAAGCAAGCCATCGAACTGATGAAACCCGGCAGCGATCAGTCGGGCAAGACCGAAATGCTGACGACGGTCAATCGCCAGGCGGTCGAGCTCTCGAAACAACTGACCCATGTGAGCGAGCGATGCAGAGCCTACCAGGGGAGCAGCATCACGGAACAGGATGTGTCGGAGGCCTTCCAGAATGTCGAGGGCTTCTGGGAAGACCTTTTCCCGGTGGAGCGAAACCGGCTCATCCGCCTCCTGGTGGATAAGGTCGAGATCCGCGAGACCGGAATCGACATGGAGCTGCGAACCAACGGGCTGACAACGCTCATCGCCGAGCTGGCTGGTCTGGCATGCGAAGTCACCGAACGGAGGGCAAGCCGATGA
- a CDS encoding DUF2924 domain-containing protein, translating into MNELQNAATGGKNQDRTRNSVLRQMALLQSMSLEQLREKWLDLYGEEPPQYKKQFLIKRLAYRIQELFYGGLSEQAKVHLQQAAKEDPVATVNRRIPEERKSNEAILPGTRLVRVWNDRRYEVIVLADGYEFEGRTFRSLSAVAREITGTRWNGKVFFGLKKVYGRKAEGGSDA; encoded by the coding sequence ATGAATGAGTTACAGAACGCCGCCACCGGCGGCAAGAATCAGGACCGAACCCGAAACTCAGTCCTTCGGCAGATGGCCCTGTTGCAATCCATGTCCCTGGAACAGCTCCGGGAAAAATGGCTCGACCTCTACGGAGAAGAGCCACCCCAGTACAAGAAACAATTCCTCATCAAGCGGCTGGCCTATCGCATCCAGGAGCTTTTCTACGGCGGGCTGTCCGAACAGGCCAAGGTCCATCTCCAGCAGGCCGCCAAGGAGGACCCGGTCGCCACTGTCAATCGACGCATCCCAGAAGAGCGGAAATCGAACGAAGCGATCCTGCCCGGGACCAGACTGGTGCGGGTCTGGAACGACCGGCGCTATGAGGTGATCGTCCTTGCCGATGGCTACGAGTTCGAAGGCCGCACCTTCCGGTCGCTCAGCGCGGTGGCCAGGGAGATCACCGGGACCAGGTGGAACGGCAAGGTCTTTTTCGGACTGAAGAAGGTTTACGGCAGAAAAGCCGAGGGAGGTTCGGATGCTTGA
- the lexA gene encoding transcriptional repressor LexA codes for MGKAKTDEITPLQRKTLEAICRFVDAKGFPPTVKELSEIFEISPASAHDRINQLVRKGYLKREDGKSRGIAVARRPSEMAASLVSVPVVGMVAAGRPILAEENITGQVLVESDVVRSGQHFALRAVGDSMIGAGINDGDLIIVRQQPIAEDGDIVVALLNNEATVKRLKIKDELIELVPENPEVRKIRIRPEDDLRVLGKVVGWKRS; via the coding sequence ATGGGCAAAGCGAAAACGGATGAGATAACGCCGTTGCAGCGGAAAACGCTCGAAGCGATATGTCGTTTCGTCGATGCCAAGGGCTTTCCTCCAACGGTGAAGGAACTGAGCGAGATCTTTGAAATCAGCCCGGCGAGTGCCCACGACCGGATCAACCAACTGGTGCGCAAGGGATACCTGAAGCGGGAGGACGGGAAGTCGCGAGGCATAGCTGTTGCCCGTCGCCCCAGCGAGATGGCTGCCTCTCTGGTTTCAGTACCTGTTGTGGGGATGGTGGCGGCTGGCCGTCCCATCCTGGCCGAGGAGAACATCACCGGCCAAGTGCTGGTCGAGTCGGACGTCGTTCGTTCCGGACAGCACTTCGCACTCCGTGCGGTGGGTGACAGCATGATCGGTGCCGGTATCAACGATGGCGATTTGATCATCGTGCGGCAGCAGCCCATCGCCGAGGATGGTGACATCGTTGTAGCGCTGCTCAACAACGAGGCGACCGTCAAACGGCTGAAAATCAAAGACGAGCTCATCGAATTGGTGCCAGAGAACCCGGAGGTAAGAAAGATCCGGATCAGGCCGGAGGATGACCTTCGAGTTTTAGGCAAGGTCGTTGGATGGAAACGGAGTTAA